Genomic window (Vigna radiata var. radiata cultivar VC1973A chromosome 1, Vradiata_ver6, whole genome shotgun sequence):
cagttttcttttcttatactATTGAGcttgttacaatttttttttttctcaagtgGTACCTATTTAGTTAAATATATCTACATTAATAGTTAAGTATTTAAATCCTTTCTTTTCCTGTTTTAATTGTAGGGTAATGGAAAAGCTTTTTGTGCTGGTGGTGATGTGGTATCAGTGATTACGTCTTCAGTTGCAGGTACAACTTTTCCAAAACTAgcaaaatttataagaaaaattccCTGATCCAACATATTTCAatagtattttgtttttgaaactaAGCTATTGGAATAGCTAACTACACTTCCCTTTTTAACATGTTTCTACATATGTGTCAATCTAGGACACTGGACCTATGCAGCTAGCTTTTACAAGAAACAGCTTACTCTGGACCATTTGATTGCAACCTATAAAAAGCCTACAGTGAGTTTGATAAGTTTCAAATCGTAGTCATCACTaatttccttcacaaaattactttttacttttgtgGTGAAATAGAGCAGATCTCTCTTATCAATGGAATAGTGATGGGAGGAGGAGCAGGTCTGTCTATGCCCACAAGGTTTAGGGTTGTCACTGAAAAAGCAGTAAGTTTCTGTCATCATTACTTCCCTTTCCAGAGGATTATAATTAGAAAAGATTGAATTTTTCATTGATTATCGAGAATTATTTATGCATTATTTGTAGGTATTTGCAATGCCAGAGGCATCTATAGGACTTTTTCCAGATGTAGGAGCCAATTACTTCCTTTCTAGACTTCCTGGCTTTTTTGGTAGGCTTCGTAAATGTGTAACAATATATTCATGTTTGTGTTTTGTGCTTTTTtgtattgatattaattagCAATATGCAGGGGAATATCTAGGGTTGAGTGGAGCACGTTTGGATGGAGCAGAAATAGCTGCATGTGGTTTAGCCACACATTTTGTGCCTTCAACAGTATAAAACTATCACCTTTTCCTCAATTAATATATACTTTGactgtaatttgttttaataatgtaatatctAAGAACTATAAGTCGtagaaataaattgtttttatgcGCAACAGAAGCTAAAGTCATTGGAAAATGCCTTACAAGTTCTTAATTCTCCAAATGTTTCAACAATTTCTTCACTGATAGAAACCTTCGCAGAGAAACCAAATGTGAAAGAAGACAGCCCTTTTAGGAGGTAAATCAGGAAAACTTACATAGGATTCTTCTCTttagattttgtgttttttgagAATTGAAACATATAACAAAGGTTTTAACTGTACCAAAATAAGGTTGGAAGTTATAAACAAATGTTTCTCAAAAGAAACCGTGGAGGAAATACTTGAATCATTGGTAAGTATATCTCTGCATCAGTTGATCATTTCTCCTTTACAACGTTGAAGGGTTCGTATATAATAAGATTTTGAAGCATATGACCATGTTTTATAGGAAGAACATGAATCAGAAAATGGAGCTGAAAAATGGATTACGAATGCGTTAAGCTTCATGCGCTCATCTTGTCCTACTAGCCTCAAGATATTTCTCAAATCTGTAAGTATAAATCAACTAGTATCACTCTTACGGTTGATCATGATTTtgagttataattatttactgTCTTTTATTTTCCAAGAAAACGAGACATGGGGAAATTCCATGatgcttttaaatattaatcaatattaCTATTTGTAATCTTTTATAAgaattttctgaaattttacGTTAGTTGTTTGCACAATATTACAATCAAATTTCTgctacattaatttttttaatgagaataATTTTGATGAGGGTTAGATTAGGAGAGGGCGGGTAGAAAAGATTGACCAATGTCTTTATCGAGACTATATCATTGCCTGCCACTTCTTCAGAGGAACTTTTGGCAATCATTTCTACGAGGTAAATATTTCCCTAACTCTCTTTTTAAGGAAAatttttgtcattaattttttaagaaattattaaaatttataatctttaaaaattaGGATATAGAGatttagtatttttatgttGTAACAATTGTTGTCTTGAATTTACTGAAAAGGGTTCGAGAGCAAAGCTATTCGATAAAGACAACAAGCCTAAGGTACGACATAATATCTTATGTTCCATTTCCATAGATGATGTACTttgaatatatgtttaaaacctatattgttattgttttgtattgtttataGTGGGAGCCTCCGAAACTAGAGCTTGTTGATGAAGAAATGGTGAAtcaatactttaaaaatatgaatgatgAGGAGTGGGAATATCTTCGATTTCCTGATAGATCCAATTACCAAATTGCGTGCAAATTGTAGATTGAAGTATAACAAGGTTTAATTGAACTCATTCATGGTGGTTTAGCCATAACAGCTATGCAAGTAATCTATGAATAAAGTGGAGTGTTTCTAAGAGGAATTGATGCCCAATTCGAGTAATCTTTTGGAAGTCTCAAATTTAACCTTTCATTTACAATTCCATAgattcttctcttcctctttattaattattagacaaaaataaaagcGATAGtagtataattaaataagagtaatgaatattcaattgcttggaaaaaacattaaaattgaaGAGGAATAAGTAAGTGAAGTGTAAAGAAGAGTTGATTTTGTTAATGTAAAATGAGTAATAATAATGACAAAAGTTATAATGTTTGTCGGTTTGACTGACGttgagtaattaaaaaaaaatatcgtgTTCAGTCCTTTCATcttcaactaaataaaatataaataaaaaataagaaaaaaattagaagaagaagacaagtgtgaataaagaaaatgaacataaataaatgagataaggagaaaaatatgaataaaaaaaacatttgaatgAACAAAATGAGTCTGGAAGATCGAGATGAGtttgatgaaaaaattaaatatctgaaaaaaaagagaatcaatcaacaatataactataaaaaaaattatattaaaagtgagAGAACAATTATGAaaagatttattatatttaaatttaagtctTTGAATTCATATCATATTAACCTCGGCTTTTTCCATCTATTTCGTCcatgttaatttaaataaatattacaattaaataaaattagcgttaattaattaatattaactttatttattttaattaacttcgATTTAAGATGTCCTAGTCTCGTATTTTCGTAAACATTTTTACTCaagttaaaagtaattaaaattaattttagaatgctAATATGACTCTATTAgtatctaatatttatttgcatCAACTAAATTTATGTTCATCTAACatcaacataaatatttattaattacaaaaaaaaaattattaacatggATATAGAATAGGTTAAACCGTCTCTCTCAgagtcaaattatttaaaattaattttgtatatttaaatgttttaaacaaattaagcttttatattttattagaatcaATTTAACGACTTCAATAGTTTCATAGTTTAATTAACAACAATATTTGGAagctaatttaatatatatatatatatatatatatatatatatatatatatatatatatataattataattataattataatgttatattcCTGTTATCATCATGTAGATGAAACTCCTCAACAGAGGTGATGAAAAGTTATTACAATACACACCCTCGATGATTTTGACATTTCATGTAACAAAACTGACTTTATATATGCGTTTTACAAATTCAGAAACAGACAAATTTTGACCGTATAATACATGGAAAATACAGCTGTATATATAATCGtagaaaaaggaaggaaaattaCAGAGACGATTGCGAAAACAGACCGAAAATTGGATTAATAGTTGTAAAGCCACCATCAACTGCAAGATTATGTCCACTGACGTACTTAGACTCATCACTTGCCAAATAGAGTGCAGCTTCTGCTACATCTTCTTCTGTCAAGGTAACCCCTTTAAGATTTGAATAAACTTTTGAGAAACCTTCATCATCAAGTTTGAAGAACTCTTTTGAAATTACATTACTGATGAAGTAGGGTGACAAACAGTTNACTCTGATGCTAAATTTTCCAAGTTCAGCAGCTGCATTCTTTGTCAGTCCTACAATGCCATGTTTGGAGCTTGTGTATGCGTGTGTTGCAATCCCTCCAACACTTGAACTCACACTTCCTATACTTATTATGCTTCCCTTTCTCGCTGGGATCATTACTCTAGCTGCATGCTTTGTTCCCAAGAAGGGACCTATCAGATTCACTCTTACAACACGTTCGAACTCAGCCACATCGTTGTCAAGAATGATAGGTTTAGCATCATCTATCGTTGCAGCATTGTTCACCATTATGTCTAGCTTTCCATACTTGGACACAGCCATGTTCACTGCATTTTCAACATCCTTTTCTTTGGACACATCACAGTGTATGTAAGATGCAGATTCAGTTCCAATGTCAGCTTGAACTGCTTTACCTAGCTGATCTTGAATGTCTGCAATCACAACCTTTGCCCCATGTTTGCAAAACAGCCTTGCCATGCACTCACCAATGCCCCTTGCCCCACCAGTGATCAAAGCTACTTTTCCTTCTAGTCTGCATTGCATATTAGGTTCTTGTTCGTACCTCATTGCAGGAAGAGGTAGCTGTGGTGCGCATGCCTTACTAAGAAATGACCGAGTACGAAGTGGTATAAAGATAAGAGAAATATATAGTTGAATGCTAAACAGATACGAAGCACGAGTCTCACGTACGTAGCGATAAGAGCCAGCAATGAGGATTATGATATGTCAAAAATTTATTAGTCCATTTTagatatcttttaaaaaaatatttcacatgcactaataaaaaattgtcacttgagaattgtcaaaatattgtcATGATGACagagttgttaaaagaaaagtttcCATATGATAAACCTGTCATTCACATAAAGAACATATTGACTCTGGAGGATCTCGTGTcatgtttcttttcttcatatatcCTTTGTTGAAAACATGTTATGAATCAACTTCAAgcaaaaaacaatatatatttcatagATCTTGATActaaagaaaatgttgaaaaacGTTGTCTTAACTATGTGATATTGATGAAGCATTGAGTAGGCAAATTTGACTGAGTAATTAACACATTTGTCTCCTTTTGTTCATCATGAAAACTAATTGTTTCTTCCACAAAagccattttttttcttaattggaaGCTCCATTCACACTCTCCAAGCCAATCTCTCGTGTCTCTCATTGAAAATAATTGTGGTAGAGAGTTATTATTCAACATGTTTAGCTTCAAAGTGAATTTGCCAACTCAATGTTTCTATTACGACTCACATTGTATCAACAATTGCTGTTGAGAATTactatacaataatattttacttttaagtgTTTATTCTCCTATATATCTGCTGgagaaatgtaaaatttaagcttactttacttaatttatttatgattaataacTTTTCTTGACTTGATCCACttttgagttgaaaaaaaaaaaagtaatttatactatgacaaaaatcattttttgctCTCTAAGATAGTGAAAATAAGAAGAGGGATATAAGAAAGGACACAAAGCGATTAACCATTTTCTGAATGtctttcttaaagaaaattaattcgcTCATAAATTATTTCACCTAAAATTCTTCTAAAATGagttgttttataatattaagcaagaaaaccaattaagaaaaatcattatttttgaatgagaccttttattattttctaaccacgtttttaataattttattttattaaaaagtattagttttaattaagaaaaagtattagtttttattatattattcattttgatATCTCTCGCCTCCTTATCTTCACTCTTTCCTTATTTCACTATTCAATTTCCTCTCTGCCGTAGGATTATATctctaggaaaaaaaaattattgtctaCAATAATTTTTAAGTGTTTGTTCTCATATATATCTGCTGGAGAAAGGCAATTATCTTCAATATTATCAACCCAAATTTTTTgatgaaaaaacataatttatataatggcaaagaaaaatcatttcGTCCAACTAAGatagtgaaaatgaaaagaagatgGATATAAAAAGGACACAAGTTATGGAGAGTGATATAAAATTTTCCATTACCCATATTCTGGATGTCTTTTTCAGAGAGAATTAGTTTACTCAATAAATTGTTTAACCTAAATTCTTCtaaaatgagttattttataatattaagcaagaaaaccaattaagaaaatttattagttttaatgagagtttttattattttatttgcatgTTTTTACCATGCTTAATCTGAGTTTTGTAATAAAGGGAAAAAGATTAAACAGCAAGATGAAATAATACATGTAaatcctgaaaaaaaaaattagtgatatgaaaagtaacaataaaattaagtttttattattaagtttgGTCTCTGATTCAATATCCGATAACATGCAACAAGGGTTATTGTTATACCCTCCTTTCGAAGAAGATTGAAAGCTTAATATTATCACTTTCTGTCCTCTTCTACTTGTTTTCTGTAATCATTGATGAAATAATTCAACTTtacagaagagaaaaagaataaaaagtataatattatttccttttgACCATTATCTTCTTTTTTGCGAACTTCTTTATGTATCCCATTCCAGTGGTTTTCTTATCTTATgagcacatttttttttatcacagtTGACaaaaattatagtatattttcttttctttttagaaaaatataatgcattattttctttttagaaaaataattaataattcattaatgaagagattaattttatattactaacaATCCTTCCATTGTTCACTAAAATCCTGTACATAGGGTTCAAGAGTAAAGATGATTGATAAAGGTGATATTTCCAAGGTAAGAGATATAGTATATTATGTTCTTGTTCTGTGGATATATTAgggtaaatatttttttaaaagctcattgattttggtgtttttttatatgtttatcaGTGGAAGCCTTCAAAAATAGAGCTAGTTAGTGAAGAAATGGTGGATCAATACTTTGGCAATGTGAATGATGAAGAATGGGAATGTCTAAGATTTCCTGATAGATCCAATTCCCAGATTCAAAGCAGATGTAGATTAATGTTGAGGCTAATCTTAATTAGTGGctaatttaacaataattaatccAGTGAAAATCTGTCTTCCACActaattttaagattaattagTTATGagtaaaacaaatatttgtaGTGTGTTTTGGCAGGCtcttgtatattatttttttattccctttttattattattactgatAAATCTTTCTTTGTATGTCAGACAAAACTAAATGACAATTTGTTAAATCATAGTAGTTTTAGCAATCTACATATAAATTCAAAGTGGTTCGATATTTACCagtttttactatatttgtAAAGTATATTTCCTCTCAAcatttccaaaaataataaatgtgatagttatcataaaattttgattatgtataattatttattttttctataattacatgacattcataaaaaaattatttgataatattttgaaGTATTTATACAATTAATATGTGTCCgtctaatattaaatatttaataatatcatatctttacagtgatttttattttattttataaaaaatatttataagataatatgaAATAGAGATGCAAgattatagataaaaattaatatgtatttttatttagaagatTAAAACATCTACCATCGAACTCTCTCGGTCCATTTTCGttcctatttatattatataaccaacgaaaaaaaataaatctactCCTatgaattcaatttaattaaatagtgTTGTATTCCAACCTTAGCAATAAATGTATATACTTACTAATTAATTCATGTTCttacaaaatttatctttaacttaCCACTAACATCATAGATAATTATGAAGTTTAAACATCAATTTCCTTGAAACTTTACTCaaaatactttaattataaGTAGAACACTATGTTAATGAATTGCTTCAAGtgaaattatcaaaaaatgtcTTTAATTTCTTACCTttgtatatactttttattaaataaatagtatgATATACAAATGGTACATACTAATTAAggtatttaaatattcttttcttcttcaattttaaacgtctttaaataataaacagTAATAGAAAGAGACTcataaataatttctaataaGGATAAGAAGTTACGGCAGATGCAatcttcttattattaaaagtaatttgtgAACTTTCTATTACggttttattctttaaaaacgtttaaaaaatagagaaaaaatatttatactgtCTTtaacttctaattttaaaagatttaagattatcagaaataataaaaatagctATAATATCATTTCAAAAGAATATCAGATCTTCTTTTATTATCAGAATAAGAAtattataacacatttttatattcatttaacacatataataagaataaaattgtcataaaaatataaaattttgtatgtttcaggaaaaaaagagagtaaaaagtaagaGAGAGTAATGTCGACTGAGTACAAAATTTATgtgtgttatattttttttattatcatatgaCATCTTTCTTTCAACATTCCATGTATAGTATTTGGATAGTTGTATTCcggaaaaggaaagaaaattaaattatttgattagtAAGTAATATAGGATGATTCAatgtatgaaaataaaagttatacaCCAAATTAGTTGTCCACCTAAGTTCAGTTAGGTGAAGCGTATATCACTGACCAGCTCTGAGAAGTCGTAGAATTAGCTTAAAGCACGTAATCTCTTCTGAAACTATTCACAGTATGATTCACATGCATATATGTGATTAACGTGAACatgtttttttcattcttcttaattataatatatatatatatatatatatatatatatatagaaagtaGTGCCTGTGTTAAGGCATGCATCATCTCTTTCCTTTTAAACCTTTTTCATCAGCAACACATAATGGCTCTCAGTTTCAACTTCGACAAAGAAGCACACCAGGTTTTCTATATTCTGCTAATCTTTTCTTCATAAGccttatatttatctttagaACCTGTTAAATTATTTGATAGAATCAAAgtatatcaatattattttactaaattcattttataagattgaattaagtttaaaattcattttttagtataataattaaaatgatgagtttgaatttattttaataatatttattgtttattagaCATTGTTATTAGATCATCAATgtctaatttcatattttaaatataaataaatcaatatagaAAATGTGTTTAGAATCTctgactaaaaataaaaataagttggatt
Coding sequences:
- the LOC106757162 gene encoding probable 3-hydroxyisobutyryl-CoA hydrolase 3, encoding MAPTLNFDREQNQVLFTGNSCVKVVILNRPEKLNSLNHEMICQIRSNLELYENDPLVQLVILKGNGKAFCAGGDVVSVITSSVAGHWTYAASFYKKQLTLDHLIATYKKPTISLINGIVMGGGAGLSMPTRFRVVTEKAVFAMPEASIGLFPDVGANYFLSRLPGFFGEYLGLSGARLDGAEIAACGLATHFVPSTKLKSLENALQVLNSPNVSTISSLIETFAEKPNVKEDSPFRRLEVINKCFSKETVEEILESLEEHESENGAEKWITNALSFMRSSCPTSLKIFLKSGSRAKLFDKDNKPKWEPPKLELVDEEMVNQYFKNMNDEEWEYLRFPDRSNYQIACKL
- the LOC106757169 gene encoding secoisolariciresinol dehydrogenase-like, with protein sequence MQCRLEGKVALITGGARGIGECMARLFCKHGAKVVIADIQDQLGKAVQADIGTESASYIHCDVSKEKDVENAVNMAVSKYGKLDIMVNNAATIDDAKPIILDNDVAEFERVVRVNLIGPFLGTKHAARVMIPARKGSIISIGSVSSSVGGIATHAYTSSKHGIVGLTKNAAAELGKFSIRVNCLSPYFISNVISKEFFKLDDEGFSKVYSNLKGVTLTEEDVAEAALYLASDESKYVSGHNLAVDGGFTTINPIFGLFSQSSL